From one Comamonas piscis genomic stretch:
- a CDS encoding IPTL-CTERM sorting domain-containing protein has translation MKKILAGLGLAVIAAHASATYTISISAVGADVVATGRGTINTTGMTIQTIESSCGGGKGGTDANITICMGVGAAGGVSVDAVSNTTPFGTGLVTLASSASGDPVFMSGPLLYLPANYVSGAPLTSSNTYAGTTLAAMGLTAGTYTYNLSSGDKLVLQVGAVAAPTPVPGLGTWAVVALSALLAMLGLARGRKYKA, from the coding sequence ATGAAAAAAATATTGGCTGGCCTGGGTTTGGCCGTGATTGCTGCGCATGCGTCTGCGACGTACACCATCTCCATTTCCGCCGTTGGCGCGGATGTGGTGGCGACGGGTCGCGGCACGATCAATACAACAGGCATGACCATTCAAACCATTGAGAGTTCTTGTGGCGGCGGGAAGGGCGGCACAGACGCCAACATCACCATTTGTATGGGTGTAGGGGCTGCTGGCGGGGTTTCTGTGGACGCGGTCTCTAATACAACGCCGTTCGGTACGGGGCTTGTCACACTGGCTAGCAGCGCATCAGGAGATCCTGTATTCATGTCCGGGCCTCTGCTGTATCTGCCCGCCAACTACGTGTCGGGCGCGCCATTGACCAGCTCCAACACCTATGCCGGCACAACGCTCGCGGCGATGGGCTTGACCGCAGGAACCTACACCTACAACCTGAGCTCCGGTGACAAGCTGGTGCTGCAGGTAGGCGCGGTTGCTGCGCCCACCCCTGTTCCGGGCTTGGGTACCTGGGCGGTGGTGGCATTGTCGGCCTTGCTGGCGATGCTGGGCTTGGCGCGCGGGCGCAAGTACAAGGCCTGA
- a CDS encoding IPTL-CTERM sorting domain-containing protein, translating to MLSLPSALPSRTKPMGAFFVPLALSMALATSAVNAQSIDTTTTWDGSSSVSSFGLPNTATYGQTIMAPTLPAKLQAFEIRINPQGMAFPFKFYVYEWDPVAQQATGPQMYASAVQTTEAVSVFQTYAVSDLNVTLVPGKSYVLFASVSETPGPVASSRWGSVDGGSYADGQFVFVNNSGNPSAWTSQQWTTNWNGGIDLAFKAGIFYVGAPVAPMLSLDSTGDSRASFGLSLSDSGAAPLQQYNLSCSPQGDGAVVTGSGSTSTLTLIGLVNGTTYDCTATATNGDGLTGPASNIVAVTPRAAPAAPTPVPTLSEWGTMLLSALVAGLGILGMSRASRRHR from the coding sequence ATGCTGTCCTTGCCTTCTGCGCTGCCGTCTCGTACCAAGCCGATGGGGGCTTTTTTTGTGCCATTAGCCTTGTCTATGGCACTGGCTACATCGGCGGTCAATGCTCAGAGTATCGATACAACGACGACTTGGGACGGGAGTTCTTCCGTGTCGTCCTTTGGTTTGCCCAATACGGCCACCTACGGTCAAACCATCATGGCGCCTACTCTGCCCGCGAAGTTGCAGGCCTTCGAGATACGTATAAATCCACAGGGAATGGCCTTTCCCTTTAAATTTTATGTTTATGAATGGGACCCAGTCGCTCAGCAGGCAACGGGACCACAAATGTACGCCAGCGCAGTGCAGACGACTGAAGCTGTGTCGGTCTTTCAGACCTATGCCGTTTCTGACTTGAATGTCACGCTGGTGCCCGGCAAGTCGTACGTATTGTTTGCCAGTGTGTCTGAGACGCCAGGACCTGTTGCCTCCTCCCGTTGGGGAAGCGTTGACGGCGGCAGCTATGCGGATGGTCAATTTGTATTCGTGAACAACTCCGGGAATCCTTCGGCCTGGACCAGCCAGCAGTGGACGACTAACTGGAACGGTGGCATAGATCTGGCTTTCAAAGCGGGGATTTTTTATGTTGGTGCGCCTGTTGCTCCTATGCTATCCCTTGATTCTACAGGTGACAGTCGTGCCAGTTTCGGACTCAGCCTGTCGGACTCCGGTGCTGCTCCCCTGCAACAGTACAACCTGAGTTGCTCGCCGCAAGGCGATGGAGCGGTGGTAACGGGCAGTGGCTCCACCAGCACGCTCACCCTGATCGGCTTGGTGAACGGTACCACCTACGATTGCACTGCGACGGCCACCAATGGCGATGGATTGACCGGCCCCGCGTCGAACATCGTCGCTGTCACCCCGCGTGCTGCTCCGGCGGCGCCAACACCAGTTCCAACGCTTAGCGAGTGGGGAACCATGCTGCTGTCCGCTCTTGTTGCTGGCTTGGGCATTCTGGGTATGTCTCGCGCCAGTCGTCGTCACCGTTAA
- a CDS encoding YggS family pyridoxal phosphate-dependent enzyme, producing MTTDNQPATDTLHDQHGRWPQAESVEDFRHNLAAVQARIAAACQRVGRDPASVRLLPVSKTKPEASLRLAYAAGCRILGENKSQEAYGKWEAMQDLPDLQWSVIGHLQTNKAKLVARFATEFQALDSLRVAEALERRLQAEGRGLDVFVQVNTSGEASKYGLAPNEVAAFVRTLPAFSALRVRGLMTLALFSAEAEQVRQCFVRLRGLRDQLRQQAPSGVSLDELSMGMSGDYEIAIEEGATVVRVGQAIFGARAMPDSHYWPVAGDRAAG from the coding sequence ATGACAACCGATAACCAGCCTGCCACCGATACCCTGCACGACCAGCATGGCCGTTGGCCGCAGGCTGAATCGGTGGAAGACTTTCGCCACAACCTGGCTGCCGTCCAGGCACGCATCGCGGCGGCCTGCCAGCGTGTGGGCCGAGACCCCGCCTCCGTGCGCCTGCTGCCCGTCAGCAAGACCAAGCCGGAGGCGAGCCTGCGCCTGGCCTATGCCGCGGGCTGCCGCATCCTGGGCGAGAACAAGTCCCAAGAGGCCTATGGCAAGTGGGAGGCGATGCAGGATCTGCCTGATCTGCAGTGGTCTGTGATCGGCCATCTGCAAACCAACAAGGCCAAGCTGGTGGCGCGCTTTGCGACCGAGTTCCAGGCGCTGGACAGCCTGCGCGTGGCCGAGGCCTTGGAGAGGCGGTTGCAGGCGGAGGGGCGTGGCCTGGATGTGTTTGTTCAGGTCAATACCTCGGGCGAGGCCAGCAAATACGGCCTGGCGCCGAATGAGGTCGCCGCCTTTGTGCGTACGCTGCCTGCGTTCTCTGCACTGCGTGTGCGCGGGCTGATGACCTTGGCGCTGTTTTCTGCCGAGGCCGAGCAGGTGCGCCAGTGCTTTGTGCGCCTGCGTGGCTTGCGTGACCAGCTTCGGCAGCAGGCGCCGTCCGGGGTCAGTCTGGATGAACTCTCGATGGGCATGTCGGGCGACTACGAGATTGCGATCGAAGAGGGCGCCACCGTGGTGCGGGTGGGGCAGGCGATCTTTGGGGCGCGGGCGATGCCGGACAGCCATTACTGGCCGGTGGCTGGTGACAGGGCGGCCGGATGA
- a CDS encoding DUF2024 family protein: protein MKIAVFGTYVRRPDGRRMHFDILVRDESPDKDVDTVLAHGRRYLAAKRVPAEALVAQKCCFCHVESAPPAVEQEIRRTGFAIIELQNCD, encoded by the coding sequence ATGAAAATCGCTGTGTTTGGCACCTATGTACGGCGGCCGGACGGGCGCAGGATGCATTTCGACATCCTTGTGCGGGACGAATCGCCCGATAAGGATGTTGATACCGTGCTGGCGCATGGCCGTCGTTACCTGGCTGCCAAACGGGTGCCAGCAGAGGCATTGGTGGCGCAGAAATGCTGCTTCTGCCATGTGGAATCTGCCCCGCCAGCGGTGGAGCAGGAGATCAGGCGTACCGGCTTTGCGATCATTGAATTGCAGAACTGCGATTGA
- a CDS encoding carboxymuconolactone decarboxylase family protein translates to MSRVSTNNTPAASQAVMAQIQSAFGATPNMFKAVANSPAALQSMWAAFGALGKGSIGAKLGEQLAVAIANYNRCEYCLAAHTVLGQKAGASLADMSAAQIGQSGDPKTAAALDFALKVVAQRAQIIDADVAALRAAGFGDEEVVEIMAHVALNLFTNYINVALDVPVDFPKVALK, encoded by the coding sequence ATGTCCCGCGTATCTACCAACAACACCCCCGCCGCCAGCCAAGCCGTGATGGCCCAGATCCAGAGCGCCTTTGGCGCCACGCCCAATATGTTCAAGGCCGTTGCCAATTCCCCCGCCGCGCTGCAAAGCATGTGGGCCGCCTTTGGCGCGCTGGGCAAGGGCAGCATTGGCGCCAAGCTGGGCGAGCAACTGGCCGTGGCCATTGCCAACTACAACCGCTGCGAATACTGCCTGGCGGCGCACACGGTGCTGGGTCAAAAGGCCGGTGCCAGCCTGGCCGATATGTCGGCCGCCCAGATCGGCCAATCGGGCGATCCCAAGACCGCTGCTGCCCTGGACTTTGCGCTGAAGGTCGTCGCGCAGCGCGCGCAGATCATCGATGCCGACGTGGCTGCCTTGCGTGCTGCCGGTTTTGGCGATGAGGAAGTCGTCGAGATCATGGCGCATGTGGCCTTGAACCTGTTTACCAACTACATCAATGTGGCGCTCGATGTGCCGGTGGACTTCCCCAAGGTTGCGCTGAAGTGA
- a CDS encoding AraC family transcriptional regulator translates to MQTPAPIDRLSGILERFRIKAQLHHSGALCGLTHFDAGEGFGYLHVLRRGELEVSHPSARDVPPSLRFKEPTVLLYPAPFTHRFHNPPEEGADFSCARLVFEGGAINPLARSLPPLVALPLAQVPGMDMALQLLLSETDQVRCGQRLLVDRLFEVVVIQLLRWLLDHPQHAGIRPGLVNGMSDARLARALIAMHDAPGSAWTLERMAEQAGMSRTAFANTFRDLVGKTPADYLTGWRVALAQNGLRDGRSIKVLAEELGYANPSALSRAFVGKVGVSPREWLKVAVDPSEKLLV, encoded by the coding sequence ATGCAGACGCCAGCGCCTATCGACCGCCTCTCCGGCATCCTGGAACGCTTTCGCATCAAGGCGCAACTGCACCACTCCGGCGCGCTCTGCGGCCTGACCCACTTTGATGCCGGCGAGGGCTTTGGCTACCTGCATGTGCTGCGCCGTGGCGAGCTGGAGGTGAGCCACCCCAGCGCCCGCGATGTGCCGCCATCTCTGCGCTTTAAAGAGCCCACCGTCCTGCTCTACCCGGCCCCGTTCACGCACCGCTTCCACAACCCACCAGAGGAAGGTGCCGACTTCAGCTGCGCGCGCTTGGTGTTTGAGGGCGGCGCGATCAACCCGCTTGCCCGCTCACTGCCGCCCCTGGTGGCCTTGCCCCTGGCCCAGGTGCCCGGCATGGACATGGCCTTGCAACTGCTGCTGTCCGAAACCGACCAGGTGCGCTGCGGCCAGCGCCTGCTGGTCGATCGCTTGTTTGAAGTTGTCGTCATCCAGCTGCTGCGCTGGCTGCTGGACCACCCCCAGCACGCCGGCATCCGCCCCGGCCTGGTCAATGGCATGTCCGACGCAAGACTGGCCCGCGCCCTGATCGCCATGCACGACGCCCCAGGCAGCGCCTGGACCCTGGAGCGCATGGCCGAGCAAGCGGGGATGTCGCGCACCGCCTTTGCGAATACCTTTCGCGATTTGGTGGGGAAAACGCCTGCCGATTATTTGACGGGCTGGAGGGTGGCGCTGGCCCAGAACGGGCTGCGCGACGGGCGTTCGATCAAGGTGCTGGCGGAGGAGCTGGGGTATGCGAATCCGTCGGCCTTGTCGCGGGCGTTTGTGGGGAAGGTGGGGGTGTCGCCGAGAGAGTGGTTGAAGGTAGCTGTCGATCCAAGCGAAAAGCTACTTGTGTAA
- a CDS encoding Rap1a/Tai family immunity protein yields the protein MKAIVATLAAIFISSSASAVSYTGNDLYLGLRDFKALTEPGGASKASTESAVRAFSAEGYLRGVIDSVGNEGYFCLPERWVMGQVIDVVHNYLKDNPRSRHDSAAIITGAVLSVTFPCKDSKLKK from the coding sequence ATGAAAGCTATCGTTGCCACGCTCGCGGCTATTTTTATCTCAAGTTCAGCTTCCGCCGTCTCCTACACGGGGAACGATTTGTATTTGGGCTTAAGAGATTTCAAAGCATTGACAGAGCCGGGTGGTGCCTCAAAAGCAAGTACTGAAAGTGCTGTACGCGCCTTTAGCGCCGAAGGCTATTTGAGGGGCGTGATAGACAGCGTAGGAAACGAAGGCTATTTTTGTCTTCCGGAGAGATGGGTAATGGGTCAAGTTATTGATGTAGTGCATAACTACCTAAAAGACAATCCTCGCTCGCGGCACGACTCAGCCGCGATCATCACGGGGGCGGTACTTAGTGTGACGTTCCCGTGCAAGGACTCGAAGCTAAAGAAGTAA
- a CDS encoding PLxRFG domain-containing protein, giving the protein MSRPNLARSTVGRLLFTFKQYSLTYLELLNRMFRAGPGGKRAALTMLAVLILASGEEGLPFAQDLDDLIDTAGQMMGFNTNMKRNKRDWAYSMLGKTFGDLALYGVSAQLPLDFSGRLGLGNLIPGTGALRPSNSDSMKSRESTEVLGPIFSLVGQASDAVGAMDEGNAGKAALNLAPTAVRNAAAGIEIMTKGHNTDTRGRKVMDLPKSAGVTKMLGFNPTGNAEKSRATGPLMQDAALLRKRQGQITGKLTQAVVDNDQKALDAALAERDKWNERYPDTPIVIRPSAVKSRAKQAQTDKDLRVLKSVPKTMRAQAVNSMAGADEP; this is encoded by the coding sequence GTGAGCCGCCCCAACCTGGCGCGCTCCACCGTGGGGCGCCTGCTGTTCACCTTCAAGCAGTACAGCCTCACTTACTTGGAGCTGCTGAACCGCATGTTCCGGGCAGGCCCCGGCGGCAAGCGTGCTGCACTCACTATGCTGGCGGTCTTGATCCTGGCTTCGGGTGAGGAGGGCTTGCCTTTCGCTCAGGACCTCGATGACCTGATCGATACAGCTGGCCAGATGATGGGGTTTAACACCAACATGAAGCGCAACAAGCGTGATTGGGCCTATTCCATGCTGGGCAAGACCTTCGGTGATTTGGCTCTGTACGGCGTATCTGCCCAGCTCCCGCTGGACTTCTCTGGCCGCCTGGGGCTGGGCAACCTCATCCCCGGCACGGGTGCGCTGCGCCCTTCAAACTCCGACTCGATGAAGAGTAGGGAGTCTACCGAGGTGCTGGGCCCGATCTTCTCCCTGGTGGGCCAGGCATCCGACGCTGTGGGCGCCATGGACGAAGGCAACGCCGGCAAGGCAGCGCTGAACCTGGCACCAACGGCGGTGCGCAACGCGGCGGCCGGCATTGAGATCATGACCAAGGGTCACAACACCGACACACGTGGCCGCAAGGTTATGGACCTGCCTAAGTCAGCCGGCGTGACCAAGATGCTGGGCTTCAACCCCACGGGCAATGCCGAGAAGTCACGCGCCACCGGTCCGCTCATGCAAGACGCGGCACTGCTGCGCAAGCGCCAAGGGCAGATTACTGGGAAGCTAACGCAGGCGGTGGTCGACAACGACCAGAAGGCACTTGATGCGGCGCTGGCGGAGCGCGACAAGTGGAACGAGCGTTATCCCGACACCCCCATCGTGATTAGGCCATCGGCCGTTAAGAGCCGGGCAAAGCAAGCGCAAACCGATAAGGATCTGCGCGTGCTCAAGTCGGTGCCCAAGACGATGCGGGCGCAGGCCGTTAACTCGATGGCGGGGGCGGATGAGCCTTAA
- a CDS encoding DUF4043 family protein: MGHRESAQSQAGKYARHKFCWVQDPDLGALLGVGSQIRESTVPLQGIKYENDDKYWNSPLYVWFVSERQFLYLKQRGTTSQWAKAVADAVARKVPGAKHPLFDNMETIMWGGMLIATLKRYAMPPLYTAVTPEMLASTIDLIDLDTGEPIGQQLPAVILVAGLGSLFIREDFQQSQQVLGASADRPPIAPEAS; encoded by the coding sequence ATGGGACATCGTGAATCAGCGCAATCGCAAGCTGGAAAGTACGCCCGACACAAGTTTTGCTGGGTTCAAGATCCAGATTTGGGAGCACTTCTTGGCGTTGGGTCGCAGATCCGCGAGTCCACTGTTCCCCTGCAGGGCATCAAGTACGAGAACGACGACAAGTACTGGAACTCGCCTCTGTACGTGTGGTTCGTTTCAGAGCGCCAGTTCCTGTACCTCAAGCAGCGCGGCACCACCTCGCAGTGGGCCAAGGCTGTGGCAGACGCAGTGGCCCGCAAGGTGCCAGGTGCCAAGCACCCGCTGTTCGACAACATGGAAACCATCATGTGGGGCGGCATGCTGATTGCCACCCTCAAGCGCTACGCCATGCCGCCGCTTTACACAGCGGTGACCCCGGAGATGCTCGCTTCGACAATCGACTTGATTGACCTCGACACGGGTGAACCCATCGGCCAGCAGTTGCCCGCCGTGATCCTGGTTGCCGGGCTGGGGTCCCTGTTCATCCGAGAAGACTTCCAGCAGTCGCAGCAAGTTCTCGGCGCCTCCGCAGATCGTCCGCCCATCGCTCCGGAGGCGTCATGA
- a CDS encoding helix-turn-helix domain-containing protein, with protein MKSILAQRIQAAREAMFPPVNQKDIAAKLGRSPSAVSLWESGKNEPRPAEIVALAKTFGVSVGWLLGADETNSTVQASSSQGTPVVSLDALKTWDLQAPDEYVNTAGDYPPGTALGFRNNSSALPSVVPMDAICIVSRAHPPTNGSPVVATVDGDLLLRRIVQDGGQTLLLSDDPRFASIPLDKATVIGRIVEVIQRTRL; from the coding sequence ATGAAATCTATACTTGCACAGCGCATACAAGCCGCGCGTGAAGCCATGTTCCCGCCAGTCAATCAAAAAGACATCGCCGCTAAGTTGGGCAGATCGCCCTCTGCAGTGTCCCTGTGGGAATCGGGTAAGAACGAACCTAGACCCGCTGAAATCGTCGCCCTAGCCAAGACCTTTGGTGTTTCTGTCGGTTGGCTCCTGGGAGCTGATGAGACGAATAGTACTGTACAGGCATCCAGTAGTCAAGGGACCCCAGTGGTATCCCTTGACGCCCTCAAGACATGGGACTTGCAGGCCCCTGATGAGTACGTAAACACTGCTGGAGACTATCCACCGGGCACGGCATTGGGATTCAGAAACAATAGCAGTGCATTGCCGTCTGTTGTGCCTATGGACGCAATTTGCATCGTGTCCCGGGCGCATCCACCGACGAACGGCTCCCCCGTTGTCGCCACAGTCGATGGGGATCTTTTGCTGCGCCGCATAGTACAAGACGGCGGTCAAACGTTGCTGCTTTCCGACGATCCCAGGTTTGCATCCATACCACTGGATAAAGCGACAGTGATTGGTCGCATCGTCGAAGTCATACAGCGCACAAGGCTCTGA
- a CDS encoding helix-turn-helix transcriptional regulator — protein MEQPTIREMLSPKEMMQRFKVCRRTLDNMEKTGKIPKRVHLSQRTVRWWRDEVETHAAVA, from the coding sequence ATGGAACAACCAACGATTCGAGAAATGCTCTCTCCCAAGGAGATGATGCAGCGCTTCAAGGTGTGCCGTCGCACCTTGGACAACATGGAAAAGACCGGAAAGATCCCTAAGCGCGTGCACCTTTCACAGCGCACTGTACGGTGGTGGCGCGACGAGGTGGAAACCCATGCTGCAGTTGCTTAG